One segment of Panthera leo isolate Ple1 chromosome A3, P.leo_Ple1_pat1.1, whole genome shotgun sequence DNA contains the following:
- the ZFP64 gene encoding zinc finger protein 64 isoform X4 gives MSRRKQAKPQHLNSEEPQPARPGVADAAPEGVGLSASELDNDPKPTCPAVDGSDAQKIPAVALAPESKDQTVMLGERTFNCCYPGCHFKTVHGMKDLDRHLRIHTGDKPHKCEFCDKCFSRKDNLTMHMRCHTSVKPHKCHLCDYAAVDSSSLKKHLRIHSDERPYKCQLCPYASRNSSQLTVHLRSHTGDTPFQCWLCSAKFKISSDLKRHMIVHSGEKPFKCEFCDVRCTMKANLKSHIRIKHTFKCLHCSFQGRDRADLLEHSRLHQADHPEKCPECSYSCSSAAALRVHSRVHCKDRPFKCDFCSFDTKRPSSLAKHIDKVHRDETKTENRAPQGKEGPRGSSSQHVAKIVTQRAFRCETCGASFVRDDSLRCHKKQHNDQSENKNSDLVTFPPESSASGQLGPLVSTGQLETPLEPSQCL, from the exons ATGTCGCGGCGCAAACAGGCCAAGCCCCAGCACCTGAACTCGGAGGAGCCGCAGCCCGCGCGCCCGGGGGTCGCCGACGCTGCCCCCGAGGGGGTGGGGCTGTCGG CTTCAGAATTAGATAATGATCCCAAACCAACTTGTCCCGCCGTGGATGGCAGTGATGCTCAGAAAATCCCTGCCGTGGCCCTTGCCCCAGAGTCGAAGGACCAAACTGTGATGCTTGGAGAAAGGACCTTCAACTGTTGCTATCCAG gTTGCCACTTCAAAACCGTTCATGGCATGAAAGATCTGGACCGCCATCTGAGAATCCACACAG GAGACAAACCACACAAGTGTGAGTTCTGTGACAAGTGCTTCAGCCGGAAGGACAACCTGACCATGCACATGCGTTGCCACACCAGCGTGAAGCCCCACAAGTGTCACCTGTGTGACTACGCCGCCGTGGACAGCAGCAGCCTCAAGAAGCACCTGCGGATACACTCGGACGAGCGGCCGTACAAATGCCAGCTCTGCCCCTACGCCAGCCGAAACTCCAGCCAGCTCACCGTGCACCTGCGGTCCCACACAG GGGACACCCCCTTCCAGTGCTGGCTCTGTAGCGCCAAGTTCAAAATCAGCTCGGACTTGAAAAGGCACATGATCGTGCACTCGGGGGAGAAGCCTTTCAAGTGCGAGTTCTGTGACGTCCGCTGCACCATGAAAGCCAACCTCAAGTCGCACATCCGCATCAAGCACACGTTCAAGTGCCTGCACTGCTCCTTCCAGGGCCGGGACCGGGCCGACCTCCTGGAGCACAGCCGGCTGCACCAGGCCGACCACCCCGAGAAGTGTCCCGAGTGCAGCTACTCGTGCTCCAGCGCGGCCGCCCTGCGCGTGCACAGCAGGGTCCATTGCAAAGACCGCCCGTTCAAGTGTGACTTCTGCAGCTTTGACACGAAGCGGCCCAGCAGCCTGGCCAAGCACATTGACAAGGTGCACAGGGACGAGACCAAAACGGAGAACCGGGCCCCGCAGGGCAAGGAGGGGCCCCGAGGGAGCAGCTCCCAGCACGTGGCCAAGATAGTGACCCAGAGGGCCTTCCGCTGTGAGACCTGCGGCGCCTCCTTCGTCAGGGATGACTCTCTGAGATGCCATAAGAAGCAGCACAACGACCAGAGTGAGAACAAGAACTCGGACTTGGTCACCTTCCCGCCCGAAAGCAGTGCCTCGGGGCAGCTCGGCCCCCTGGTCTCCACGGGGCAGCTTGAGACGCCCCTGGAGCCCAGCCAGTGCCTCTAG